In a single window of the Luteolibacter yonseiensis genome:
- a CDS encoding PEP-CTERM sorting domain-containing protein yields the protein MKNLPSLIVAAISLAAPSLASGASVIVNEINAAGTTTPGDWFELVVVGNGTAGSTVDMRGWSVRIDNAGTTNVGFFTLSNASYWSNVLAGTILTFHEDNTAGGGFDSAINTVNNFTTLGWAHTNIYIGDATYVNTSGPGYDGSFPIDQTNTQVAIFDASSALVFGPAGENHVGYVGSGVGSGEIFKLEANPSPSITLTSPYNDGSTSTFGAPNQWSSGANTQDFSAYIVPEPSSALLGCVALLGLARRRR from the coding sequence ATGAAAAACCTGCCTTCACTCATTGTCGCCGCCATTTCGTTGGCCGCTCCCTCGCTGGCTTCCGGAGCCTCTGTAATCGTCAACGAGATCAATGCCGCCGGCACCACCACGCCGGGTGACTGGTTCGAGCTGGTTGTTGTCGGAAACGGCACCGCCGGCTCGACCGTGGACATGCGTGGATGGTCGGTCAGGATCGATAACGCTGGCACGACCAATGTGGGCTTTTTCACCCTTTCCAACGCGTCCTATTGGTCGAACGTGCTGGCCGGAACGATTCTCACCTTCCATGAGGATAATACCGCCGGCGGCGGCTTCGACTCCGCAATCAACACCGTCAATAATTTCACGACCCTCGGCTGGGCGCACACCAATATCTACATCGGCGACGCCACCTACGTGAACACCAGCGGACCGGGATACGACGGCAGCTTCCCCATCGACCAGACCAACACGCAGGTCGCTATCTTCGATGCCTCCTCCGCTCTCGTATTCGGACCGGCCGGAGAAAACCACGTGGGTTATGTGGGTAGCGGAGTGGGTTCCGGCGAGATATTCAAGCTTGAGGCGAATCCTTCGCCATCGATCACCTTGACCTCTCCTTATAACGACGGGTCCACCAGCACCTTCGGCGCTCCCAACCAATGGAGTTCCGGTGCGAACACCCAGGACTTCTCGGCCTACATTGTTCCCGAGCCTTCATCCGCTCTGCTCGGCTGCGTCGCTCTGCTTGGTCTTGCGCGCCGTCGTCGCTGA
- a CDS encoding glycosyl hydrolase, producing MRFPILTLSVLLIPVLPAAEVVKAGAGSYLNGLPAGVKGPPEMIYKTDEAKGPMPTNDWWSSLAWMPLSDAMFPHPLAVKAVESGLRVWYPGSAIAASEAAIMGGGGEDLVIGHSAVAEFSEARVADWSDWFVTAQMGEKTKGMRLTFGHGSPFVFAEYAGGDPVVTLNQEATLFHGGEKDAVLGVKMGARYYGLFAPAGSTWKGIGTKSLVAVTHGKSYFSIALLPDDSAATLELFRKHAYAPVTDSKVAWSYDEKSATVTTTFSVTTKPHEASAPGTLLALYPHQWRKTNASLSGKTYQSVRGPMKLAAGAGFSTTAALPAVLPSLPLTPSVDKTELRKNLALDLKDPPQLTGDTYWLGKQLGKWATMIPLAEQAGDTAAVEECTRRIRTAMESFLTAKDPADTDVFAYEPKWGTLIGYPASYGSDQELNDHHFHYGYFLRAAGELARRDPAWAAKWKEMLDLLTRDVVGTNRQDKMFPFLRCFDPYAGHSWASGHAKFGDGNNNESSSEAANAWFGLLLLGEATGDKALRDLGAWLYATEISAIEDYWFDVRDDLHPASYTPSVVTMVWGGKGANGTWFSGNPEAVHGINFLPVTGASLYLGRWPGYAEKNYTALVKENLAGDTAAALKDKKPAPSHDGTGFDQWADVMWMYRALTSPADALRMWEKRPADFKPEAGNSLSATYAWLNAFKDLGTLDKDVTADTPFAAVFQKEGKRHHVAWNLGSAPIIVKFSDGTSVECPPKSVKMKP from the coding sequence ATGAGATTCCCGATCCTTACCTTGTCTGTTTTGTTGATACCCGTGCTCCCCGCCGCCGAGGTGGTGAAGGCCGGGGCCGGCTCCTACCTGAACGGCCTGCCCGCAGGGGTGAAGGGGCCGCCGGAAATGATCTATAAAACGGATGAAGCGAAGGGTCCGATGCCGACGAACGACTGGTGGAGTTCGCTGGCGTGGATGCCCTTGTCAGATGCGATGTTTCCCCATCCGCTGGCGGTGAAGGCGGTGGAATCCGGCCTGCGCGTCTGGTATCCCGGCTCCGCCATCGCCGCGAGCGAGGCGGCCATCATGGGCGGCGGTGGTGAGGACCTGGTGATCGGTCACTCGGCGGTGGCTGAATTCTCCGAAGCCCGGGTGGCGGACTGGAGCGACTGGTTTGTCACAGCGCAGATGGGGGAAAAGACGAAGGGCATGCGGCTCACCTTCGGCCACGGCTCTCCCTTCGTCTTTGCCGAATATGCGGGCGGCGATCCGGTGGTGACGCTGAACCAGGAGGCGACGTTGTTTCACGGTGGGGAAAAGGACGCGGTGCTGGGAGTGAAGATGGGCGCGAGATACTATGGCCTGTTCGCTCCCGCCGGATCGACGTGGAAAGGCATCGGCACGAAAAGCCTGGTGGCGGTCACCCATGGAAAGTCCTATTTTTCCATCGCCCTGCTGCCGGATGATTCCGCCGCCACCTTGGAGCTTTTCCGCAAACACGCCTACGCTCCTGTGACGGATTCCAAGGTGGCATGGTCGTATGACGAAAAATCCGCCACGGTGACGACAACGTTTTCCGTGACGACAAAGCCCCACGAAGCCAGCGCTCCGGGCACCCTGCTCGCGCTTTATCCGCACCAATGGCGGAAAACGAATGCCTCGCTGAGCGGCAAAACCTATCAGAGCGTGCGCGGTCCGATGAAGCTGGCGGCGGGTGCCGGGTTCTCCACCACTGCGGCACTGCCCGCCGTATTGCCCTCCCTGCCGTTGACCCCGAGCGTGGATAAGACCGAACTCCGGAAAAATCTGGCGCTCGATCTGAAAGACCCGCCGCAACTCACCGGCGACACCTATTGGCTCGGCAAACAGTTGGGCAAGTGGGCGACGATGATTCCCCTGGCGGAGCAGGCGGGCGACACCGCCGCGGTGGAGGAATGCACCCGCCGCATCCGCACGGCGATGGAAAGCTTCCTGACCGCGAAAGACCCTGCCGATACGGATGTCTTCGCCTATGAGCCGAAGTGGGGCACCCTCATCGGCTACCCCGCCAGCTATGGCAGCGACCAGGAGCTGAACGACCACCATTTCCATTACGGCTATTTCCTGCGTGCGGCCGGAGAGCTGGCCCGCCGTGATCCGGCATGGGCGGCGAAGTGGAAGGAAATGCTGGACCTGCTGACCCGGGACGTGGTCGGCACGAACCGCCAGGACAAGATGTTTCCCTTCCTCCGCTGTTTCGATCCCTACGCCGGGCATTCATGGGCGAGCGGACATGCCAAATTCGGCGATGGAAACAACAACGAGTCCTCCAGCGAAGCGGCGAACGCGTGGTTCGGACTGCTTCTGTTGGGAGAAGCCACGGGGGACAAGGCTCTGAGGGATCTCGGCGCGTGGCTCTACGCCACCGAGATTTCCGCGATCGAGGATTATTGGTTCGACGTCCGGGACGACCTCCATCCCGCCAGCTACACTCCCTCCGTCGTCACCATGGTGTGGGGAGGAAAAGGCGCGAACGGCACTTGGTTCAGCGGAAACCCCGAGGCCGTGCATGGCATCAATTTCCTGCCCGTCACGGGGGCCTCGCTCTACCTCGGCCGCTGGCCCGGATACGCGGAGAAAAATTATACCGCCCTCGTGAAGGAGAACCTGGCCGGCGACACCGCCGCCGCATTGAAAGACAAGAAGCCCGCTCCCTCCCACGACGGCACCGGCTTCGACCAATGGGCGGATGTCATGTGGATGTACCGCGCGCTCACCTCTCCTGCCGATGCCCTGCGGATGTGGGAAAAACGTCCCGCCGATTTCAAACCGGAAGCCGGCAACTCCCTCTCCGCCACCTACGCCTGGCTGAATGCCTTCAAGGATCTTGGAACCTTGGACAAGGACGTCACTGCGGACACGCCGTTCGCGGCGGTGTTTCAGAAGGAAGGCAAGCGGCACCACGTCGCTTGGAATCTCGGCTCCGCGCCAATCATCGTGAAGTTCAGCGATGGGACTTCGGTGGAATGCCCGCCGAAAAGTGTGAAAATGAAACCCTGA
- a CDS encoding VOC family protein, with amino-acid sequence MSTTEETTTGRAESELCMHTVTPHLVCAGAADAIEFYKKAFNAEEVRRIPTEDGKIMHAAVRIGDSMVMLVDEMPDWQCLGPNARGGSSVTLHLQVPDVDALFARAVEAGATAKMPPADMFWGDRYGLVVDPFGHAWSIATHVRDVSEEEMQKAAREMTCGECPG; translated from the coding sequence ATGAGCACCACTGAAGAAACCACGACCGGCAGAGCCGAATCCGAGCTGTGCATGCACACTGTCACCCCGCATCTGGTTTGTGCCGGAGCGGCGGACGCCATCGAGTTCTACAAAAAAGCTTTCAATGCCGAGGAGGTGCGCCGCATCCCGACGGAGGATGGGAAAATCATGCACGCGGCGGTCCGCATCGGCGACTCGATGGTGATGCTGGTGGATGAAATGCCGGACTGGCAGTGCCTCGGGCCGAATGCCCGTGGCGGTTCGTCCGTGACGCTCCACCTCCAGGTGCCGGATGTGGACGCGCTTTTCGCCCGGGCGGTGGAGGCGGGAGCCACGGCGAAGATGCCACCGGCGGACATGTTCTGGGGAGACCGCTACGGGCTGGTGGTGGACCCGTTCGGGCATGCATGGTCCATCGCCACGCACGTCCGGGACGTGAGCGAGGAGGAAATGCAGAAGGCCGCGCGGGAAATGACCTGCGGCGAGTGTCCGGGCTGA
- a CDS encoding zinc ribbon domain-containing protein: MAEVSALRKHPCPECGGDAEWNPAKQALACPYCGTVLPWSDGVEPTGAGIVEHDLEQALASVGIQDRGLRAEKKSVKCESCRAISIFDPDRAAQRCDFCGSPAIVPVDSMTDVITPESLLPVVIPATQVRDLLRTWYRSRWWAPNKLKSAALTDTLHGIYLPYWTFDAHVDAEWTAESGYHYYVTETYRDSDGKTQTRQVQKTRWEYSEGRLAHFFDDDMVPGTVGIHTQLLRKVEPFPTTSDLKPYEPAFVRGWTVERYQVDLRQASQTSKQQMDDTIHQLCSRDVPGDTHRNLQVTSRYQGRTFKHILVPVWLATYTYGSKSFQVVANGYTGKMAGEHPLSWVKITLAILAALIVILIIVGLNQG, encoded by the coding sequence ATGGCAGAAGTCAGCGCACTGCGGAAACATCCCTGCCCGGAATGCGGCGGGGATGCGGAATGGAATCCAGCCAAGCAGGCTCTCGCCTGTCCTTACTGCGGCACCGTCCTGCCGTGGTCGGACGGCGTGGAGCCGACCGGAGCGGGAATCGTCGAGCACGACCTGGAGCAGGCCCTCGCATCCGTCGGCATCCAGGATCGCGGGCTCCGGGCGGAGAAGAAATCCGTCAAATGCGAAAGCTGCCGGGCGATCAGCATTTTCGATCCGGACCGCGCCGCACAGCGTTGCGACTTCTGCGGCTCCCCCGCCATCGTGCCGGTGGACAGCATGACCGATGTCATCACGCCCGAAAGCCTGCTGCCGGTCGTGATCCCCGCGACCCAGGTGCGCGACCTCCTCCGCACGTGGTACCGCAGCCGCTGGTGGGCGCCGAACAAACTGAAGAGCGCCGCCCTGACCGACACCCTCCACGGCATCTATCTCCCCTACTGGACCTTCGACGCGCACGTGGATGCGGAGTGGACCGCCGAGTCCGGCTATCATTATTACGTCACGGAGACCTACCGCGACTCCGACGGCAAAACCCAAACCCGACAGGTTCAAAAAACACGTTGGGAATATAGCGAAGGCCGGCTCGCTCATTTTTTCGATGACGACATGGTCCCCGGAACCGTCGGCATCCATACCCAGCTTCTGCGCAAGGTGGAACCCTTCCCCACCACCAGCGATCTGAAACCCTACGAACCCGCCTTTGTCCGAGGCTGGACCGTGGAGCGATACCAGGTCGATCTGCGCCAGGCATCCCAAACCAGCAAGCAACAGATGGACGACACCATCCACCAGCTCTGCTCACGCGACGTGCCGGGAGACACCCACCGGAATCTGCAGGTCACCTCCCGTTACCAAGGCCGCACCTTCAAGCACATCCTTGTTCCCGTCTGGCTCGCCACCTACACCTACGGCAGCAAATCCTTCCAGGTCGTGGCGAACGGCTACACCGGAAAAATGGCGGGAGAGCATCCGCTGAGCTGGGTGAAGATCACCTTGGCGATTCTGGCGGCGCTGATCGTGATTTTGATCATCGTGGGGCTGAATCAAGGGTGA
- a CDS encoding choice-of-anchor D domain-containing protein, with amino-acid sequence MLGVGEPPPGDGRSFLRVGTDNDWLDVSIGERHGIGRKTNGSLWVWGYGPSGQLGLGPDFSYQISPIQLGTDTGWLGFDAGNSFNVAIKADGSLWSWGQNSYGQLGTGVSGNRYTPGRIGALAGWAKVSAGDTHSLAIRSDGTLWAWGSNGTGKLGIGTTTGTNVPVPVGTDTDWLAVSAGYAHSLALKTDGSLWAWGNNSRGQLGTGDTVSRLSPVRVGTANGWQSVNAGNLHSSAVRSGGTVWLWGANEGGELGVSGGDRLEPSAVFYTPTPDISVSTVAIPLHDSHLAVSGEQKYTFSSTTEGSPTSANFTIFNHGSSTLQISNVRTAPGFSAGLAVPATLAPGGSVVFPVTLDATRAGLLSESLVLSSNDPDEAEFVINLTGRVYSFTDDNDGDGLSDAAEVKLAEMGFRWDTPDPGLLAVLRAEGHRAGLVTEAVLRAAHQGGALFKQNEVTRKATFELRLEKSTDLSDFIGAGITGASVDGGGRLLVPQPLDGQKSFFRFATQSPLSTP; translated from the coding sequence ATGTTGGGTGTCGGGGAGCCGCCGCCCGGCGATGGGAGATCGTTCCTTCGAGTGGGCACGGACAACGATTGGTTGGATGTTTCAATCGGGGAACGCCATGGAATCGGCCGCAAAACGAATGGGTCGCTTTGGGTCTGGGGCTATGGTCCTTCCGGACAATTGGGGTTGGGACCTGACTTCTCCTATCAGATTTCCCCGATCCAACTCGGGACCGATACCGGCTGGCTTGGATTTGACGCGGGAAACAGCTTCAACGTCGCCATCAAGGCGGACGGCAGCCTTTGGTCGTGGGGCCAGAACAGTTACGGGCAACTTGGAACCGGTGTCTCGGGCAACCGTTATACTCCCGGCCGTATCGGCGCGCTGGCTGGCTGGGCGAAGGTATCGGCAGGAGATACGCACAGCCTGGCGATCCGGTCCGATGGAACTCTCTGGGCATGGGGCTCGAATGGCACGGGCAAGCTCGGCATTGGCACGACGACTGGAACGAATGTTCCTGTACCGGTCGGCACCGACACCGATTGGCTGGCGGTAAGCGCCGGTTACGCCCACTCTCTCGCGCTCAAGACCGACGGCTCGCTATGGGCATGGGGAAACAACAGCCGCGGGCAGCTTGGAACAGGCGATACTGTCAGCCGGCTTTCCCCGGTCAGGGTCGGTACGGCCAACGGCTGGCAGTCCGTCAACGCGGGCAACCTTCATTCCTCTGCGGTGCGCTCCGGAGGGACTGTCTGGCTCTGGGGCGCGAACGAGGGCGGCGAACTCGGAGTTTCCGGTGGAGATCGTCTTGAGCCGTCAGCGGTATTTTACACGCCGACTCCGGATATTTCCGTCTCGACCGTCGCCATCCCGTTACATGACTCCCATTTGGCTGTGTCCGGAGAACAAAAGTACACGTTCTCGTCCACCACCGAGGGTTCACCGACATCGGCGAATTTCACGATTTTCAACCATGGTTCTTCCACGCTGCAAATCAGCAACGTGCGAACCGCCCCCGGTTTTTCGGCAGGTCTGGCCGTGCCCGCCACCCTCGCACCCGGAGGCTCGGTGGTTTTCCCCGTGACTCTGGACGCGACGCGTGCCGGGCTGCTTTCCGAGAGCCTGGTACTTTCTTCGAATGATCCTGATGAAGCCGAATTCGTGATAAATCTGACGGGAAGAGTCTATTCATTCACCGACGACAATGATGGCGACGGACTGAGCGATGCGGCCGAGGTGAAATTGGCGGAAATGGGTTTCCGTTGGGACACGCCCGATCCTGGGTTGCTGGCCGTATTGCGTGCCGAAGGACATCGCGCCGGATTGGTGACCGAGGCGGTATTGCGCGCGGCGCATCAGGGTGGAGCCCTTTTCAAGCAAAACGAGGTGACCCGGAAGGCGACGTTTGAATTGAGGTTGGAAAAATCCACCGACCTCTCGGATTTTATCGGAGCCGGCATCACAGGTGCGAGCGTTGATGGTGGCGGGCGTTTGCTGGTTCCTCAGCCGCTTGATGGCCAGAAGTCATTTTTTCGTTTTGCCACGCAGTCCCCGCTTTCCACCCCATGA
- a CDS encoding GatB/YqeY domain-containing protein, with the protein MSDTATRIPEDIKTAMKAKDTTALNALRALKSALTNASIEKGGLGTPLDESEVLAVVRKQLKQRVDSCEQFEKAGRPELAATEKVEIGILSRYLPAALTEEELLAIIEQAVGDTGATGKADMGKVMKRAQELAEGRADGKLLSAAVMKRLA; encoded by the coding sequence ATGAGCGACACGGCAACACGCATCCCGGAAGACATCAAAACGGCCATGAAGGCGAAGGACACCACGGCGCTCAACGCCTTGCGCGCCCTGAAGAGCGCCCTGACCAATGCCTCGATCGAAAAAGGCGGTCTCGGCACTCCGCTTGATGAATCCGAGGTGCTCGCCGTCGTCAGAAAGCAACTGAAACAGCGGGTGGACTCGTGCGAGCAATTTGAAAAAGCCGGACGCCCGGAGCTCGCCGCCACCGAGAAGGTCGAGATCGGGATCCTCTCGCGTTACCTTCCCGCAGCCCTGACGGAGGAAGAACTTCTCGCCATCATCGAGCAGGCGGTGGGCGACACCGGAGCAACCGGCAAGGCGGACATGGGCAAGGTGATGAAACGCGCCCAGGAACTTGCCGAAGGCCGCGCCGACGGAAAACTGCTTTCCGCAGCGGTGATGAAACGTCTCGCCTGA
- a CDS encoding VOC family protein, with translation MQPKQKITPCLWFDGQAEQAAEFYISIFKNSKITHVSRYGEVGKEHHGHEAGEVMVVAFELDGQAFTGLNGGPLFKFTEAISFQIDCETQEEVDHFWNHLAEGGPVEAQQCGWVKDRFGVSWQVVPSILPELLGDPDAGKSNRTMAAMLEMKKLDIAALKAAHDGR, from the coding sequence ATGCAACCTAAACAAAAGATCACGCCCTGCCTGTGGTTCGACGGCCAGGCGGAACAAGCGGCGGAGTTTTACATCTCCATCTTCAAGAACTCGAAGATCACCCATGTCAGCCGCTACGGCGAGGTGGGAAAAGAGCATCACGGCCATGAAGCGGGCGAGGTGATGGTGGTGGCGTTCGAGCTGGATGGACAGGCGTTCACCGGATTGAACGGCGGACCTCTCTTCAAATTCACCGAAGCCATCTCCTTCCAGATCGATTGCGAAACGCAGGAAGAGGTGGATCATTTCTGGAATCATCTCGCAGAAGGCGGTCCGGTCGAGGCCCAGCAATGCGGCTGGGTGAAAGACAGGTTCGGCGTGTCCTGGCAGGTCGTTCCCTCGATCCTGCCGGAATTGCTGGGTGACCCGGACGCCGGAAAATCGAACCGCACGATGGCGGCGATGCTGGAGATGAAGAAGCTGGACATCGCCGCGCTGAAAGCGGCGCACGACGGTCGGTAA
- a CDS encoding aminopeptidase produces the protein MHDARIDALARQLVRYSTTLKKGEKVLIDLYDVPDSIGLALIREVRAKGALPFVKIHQSRITREMMKGAEDAQYEIMAKHLLAEMQDMDAYIAIRGGNNIAENSDVPADRMRLSMKHLRPVIDHRVKKTKWCVLRWPSSSMAQQAGMSTEAFEKFYFDVCLLDYKALIPAMNALKKLMDKTDSVHITGPGTDLRFSIKGINSIVCGGNYNIPDGEVFTAPVRDSVEGVISYNAPTIYQGIPFDSIRLEFSKGKIIKAEAGSKTAQLNKILDSDEGARYIGEFALGFHPAIREPMRDILFDEKIAGSFHFTPGQAYEDADNGNRSQVHWDMVNIQRKDWGGGEIYFDGKLIRKDGVFLVKALEKLNG, from the coding sequence ATGCACGACGCCCGCATTGACGCCCTCGCCCGACAGTTGGTCCGCTATTCCACCACTTTGAAAAAGGGCGAAAAAGTCCTGATCGACTTGTATGACGTGCCGGACTCCATCGGACTCGCCCTCATCCGCGAAGTCCGGGCGAAGGGGGCGCTGCCGTTCGTGAAAATCCACCAGAGCCGCATCACCCGCGAGATGATGAAAGGCGCGGAGGACGCCCAATACGAAATAATGGCCAAGCACCTGCTCGCCGAGATGCAGGACATGGACGCCTACATCGCCATCCGGGGTGGAAACAACATCGCGGAAAACTCCGACGTCCCCGCCGACCGCATGCGTCTCTCGATGAAACACCTGCGCCCGGTGATCGACCACCGTGTCAAGAAGACCAAGTGGTGCGTCCTGCGCTGGCCGTCGTCCTCCATGGCCCAGCAGGCCGGCATGAGCACGGAGGCATTTGAAAAATTCTACTTCGACGTCTGCCTGCTGGACTACAAGGCGCTCATCCCGGCCATGAACGCCCTCAAGAAGCTCATGGACAAGACCGACAGCGTCCACATCACCGGCCCCGGCACGGATCTGCGGTTTTCCATCAAGGGCATCAACTCCATCGTCTGTGGAGGGAACTACAACATCCCGGACGGCGAGGTCTTCACCGCTCCCGTGCGTGACTCGGTGGAAGGCGTCATTTCCTACAACGCCCCCACCATCTACCAAGGCATCCCCTTCGACTCCATCCGGCTGGAATTCTCCAAAGGAAAAATCATCAAGGCCGAGGCCGGATCCAAGACCGCCCAGCTCAACAAGATCCTCGATAGCGACGAAGGCGCGCGCTACATCGGCGAGTTCGCCCTCGGTTTCCACCCGGCCATCCGCGAACCGATGCGCGACATCCTGTTCGACGAGAAAATCGCCGGGTCCTTCCACTTCACTCCAGGCCAGGCCTACGAAGATGCCGACAACGGCAACCGCTCGCAGGTCCACTGGGACATGGTCAACATCCAGCGCAAGGACTGGGGCGGCGGTGAGATCTACTTCGATGGCAAACTCATCCGCAAGGACGGCGTCTTCCTGGTGAAGGCTCTTGAAAAGCTGAACGGCTGA
- a CDS encoding aminoacetone oxidase family FAD-binding enzyme, which yields MLDLAIIGGGASGFFTALQYAEMTRGKRVALFEKGSHFLQKVRISGGGRCNVTHACFDPAEMSKNYPRGAQELRAAFHRWQPADTIGWFRSCGVELKTEADGRMFPVTDSSETIIGCFLEKARQAGIPLHQNHALTAITREDDGGFTLGFENTAGPVRARAVCIATGSLKGSSLLQHLLKLEQTLQPLVPSLFAFNVSDRRISGLAGVSHPNVSVRCETGGKPRSGPILITHRGFSGPAILRLSAWEARDLAAVNHHFPFLIDWLPEMGSSTVLEKFEESRRTHGAKLVRNSPIPPISRRLWERIVSCCGITDETTWGQLPKASVRNLLDALKAARFEAQGKTTNKDEFVTCGGIDRKTIDFRTMQSRNVPGLFFVGECVDIDGITGGFNFQAAWTTAHIAATELSKL from the coding sequence ATGTTAGATCTCGCCATCATCGGCGGCGGAGCTTCCGGCTTCTTCACCGCGTTGCAATACGCGGAAATGACACGGGGGAAACGCGTCGCGCTTTTTGAGAAAGGCAGCCACTTCCTGCAGAAGGTCCGCATTTCGGGCGGAGGCCGCTGCAATGTCACCCACGCGTGTTTCGATCCTGCGGAGATGTCGAAAAACTACCCGCGCGGCGCGCAGGAACTCCGCGCCGCCTTCCACCGCTGGCAACCTGCGGACACCATCGGGTGGTTCAGGTCTTGCGGAGTCGAACTCAAGACCGAAGCCGACGGGCGCATGTTCCCCGTGACCGACAGTTCGGAAACCATCATCGGCTGCTTTCTCGAAAAAGCCCGCCAGGCAGGGATCCCCCTCCATCAGAACCACGCGCTCACCGCCATCACCCGCGAGGACGACGGCGGCTTCACGCTTGGTTTCGAAAATACCGCCGGGCCGGTCCGGGCCCGGGCGGTGTGCATCGCCACGGGTTCCTTGAAAGGCAGCTCGCTGCTCCAGCATCTCCTGAAACTGGAACAGACGCTCCAACCACTCGTACCGTCGCTTTTCGCATTCAACGTCTCGGACCGGCGGATCAGCGGACTGGCGGGTGTCTCCCACCCGAACGTCTCCGTACGTTGCGAAACGGGGGGAAAACCCCGCTCCGGACCAATCCTCATCACCCACCGTGGTTTCAGCGGCCCGGCCATCCTGCGCCTGTCCGCGTGGGAGGCGCGGGATCTCGCCGCGGTGAACCACCACTTTCCCTTCCTCATCGACTGGTTGCCGGAAATGGGATCCTCAACGGTCCTCGAAAAATTCGAGGAAAGCCGCCGGACCCATGGCGCCAAGCTGGTGCGGAACAGTCCCATCCCGCCCATCTCGCGCAGGCTGTGGGAACGAATCGTCAGCTGCTGCGGCATCACGGATGAGACAACCTGGGGCCAGTTGCCGAAAGCCTCTGTCAGAAACCTGCTGGACGCGCTAAAGGCAGCCCGCTTCGAGGCCCAGGGGAAAACGACCAACAAGGACGAGTTCGTCACCTGCGGGGGGATCGATCGCAAGACCATCGACTTCCGCACCATGCAAAGCCGCAATGTTCCGGGGTTGTTCTTCGTCGGCGAGTGCGTCGACATCGACGGCATCACCGGCGGGTTCAATTTCCAGGCGGCGTGGACGACGGCACACATCGCGGCGACGGAGCTTTCGAAACTCTGA
- the purN gene encoding phosphoribosylglycinamide formyltransferase: protein MRLGILGSGSGSNMQAILDAIGDGSLDARIALVLSDNPDAFILERAKKHGIETGIIDCGGFKTKFPDEVQAETALRLKQAGVELVCLAGFLRLVKRPLLDAFPNRILNIHPSLLPAYPGLESWKQALDAGEKEAGCTVHFVDEGMDTGPVILQESVPILSDDSAEVLHARIQVLEHRLYPAAIKKVGRAVL from the coding sequence ATGCGACTCGGTATTCTCGGTTCTGGCTCCGGCTCAAACATGCAGGCGATCCTCGACGCGATCGGAGACGGGTCGCTGGACGCCCGCATCGCCCTGGTCCTGTCGGACAATCCGGACGCGTTCATCCTCGAGCGGGCGAAGAAGCACGGCATCGAAACCGGCATCATCGACTGCGGGGGATTCAAGACGAAATTCCCGGATGAGGTTCAGGCGGAAACCGCGCTGCGGCTGAAGCAGGCCGGGGTGGAGCTAGTGTGTCTCGCGGGATTCCTGCGCCTGGTGAAGCGGCCGCTGCTGGACGCCTTCCCCAACCGCATCCTGAACATCCACCCGTCCCTGCTCCCGGCATACCCCGGACTGGAGTCGTGGAAACAGGCTCTGGACGCGGGGGAAAAGGAAGCGGGCTGCACGGTGCATTTCGTGGACGAAGGCATGGATACCGGTCCGGTGATCCTGCAGGAAAGCGTGCCCATTTTGTCAGATGACAGCGCGGAGGTATTGCACGCCCGCATCCAGGTGCTGGAGCACCGCCTCTACCCGGCGGCGATCAAGAAGGTGGGCCGGGCGGTCTTGTGA